Proteins encoded together in one Lathyrus oleraceus cultivar Zhongwan6 chromosome 5, CAAS_Psat_ZW6_1.0, whole genome shotgun sequence window:
- the LOC127086256 gene encoding uncharacterized protein LOC127086256 yields MVNNKPPLFCGEYFDFWKIRMKAHLEAQGEEIWDAVQNGPFVPTTVVNGVGSSKPKTSWDDDDKKKVLYDKKAINLLQNALSMDEFFRISACTTVKQIWDTLVETHEGTAEVKRSRLNTLSQEYELFRMQPGESILDLQKRFVHLTNHLKALGKTLSNDELNLKVLRSLTREWQPKVTAISEKKSLFTMTSATLFGKLQEYETELGRLEKHENQDEKSKSIARKVDSKDVEKEDNPEEDENFLLLVKRLGKFFGKNEKPSFYAKRKKHFKKREASTLMQEVTCYECGKQGHIKPDCPQLPKKSGFKSKKENKYKKAYVAWEDNEISSSSDSDSDESANIALMASHHSDDEVNEVSNDFSLFDNDVQGAIDELLNECKILYKIISSQKKQISVLEEKIEKMEKGFEVEKEKMISDQKQNFVCNKCESLSFQIVQLKRVLERYEKGQIGLEGILSQQRYSNDKSGLGYSKFSKPSSNKTIFVKASDQPIQEKVNKPKIIHHYPKKKNLVKKKSCPSRYRSNFEPTCFYCGIKGHTPNACYIRNFSVANGHYVWACLESTSNLWYLDSGCSKHMTGNINKFSNLNLKAKGFVTYGDNNKGKIPGKGIVGAPPFTSIKDVLYVKGLKHNLLSISQLCDKGFKIKFTKDECLIEDEVTHEVKLKVTTE; encoded by the exons ATGGTGAATAACAAGCCTCCACTATTCTGTGGTGAATACTTTGACTTCTGGAAAATTCGGATGAAGGCTcatttagaagcacaaggagaAGAAATATGGGATGCTGTCCAAAATGGTCCTTTTGTTCCTACAACGGTTGTTAACGGCGTCGGTTCATCAAAGCCTAAAACTTCATGGGATGATGATGATAAGAAGAAGGTCCTCTATGATAAAAAGGCAATAAATCTTCTTCAAAATGCACTCAGCATGGATGAATTCTTTCGCATTTCGGCATGCACAACGGTAAAACAAATATGGGATACCTTGGTAGAAACGCATGAAGGAACTGCCGAAGTTAAAAGATCAAGATTAAATACCTTGAGTCAAGAATACGAGTTGTTCAGAATGCAGCCTGGAGAATCCATCCTTGACTTGCAGAAAAGATTTGTGCATTTGACAAATCATCTAAAAGCTCTAGGTAAGACTTTAAGTAATGATGAATTGAATCTTAAAGTGCTTAGATCTTTAACCAGGGAATGGCAACCAAAAGTGACGGCGATATCAGAAAAGAAAAGTCTATTCACAATGACTTCCGCTACATTgtttggaaaacttcaagaataTGAGACGGAACTTGGAAGACTTGAAAAACATGAGAATCAAGATGAGAAGTCCAAAAGCATCGCTCGGAAAGTTGACTCCAAAGATGTTGAGAAAGAAGACAATCCGGAGGAGGATGAAAACTTCTTGTTACTTGTTAAAAGGCTAGGCAAATTTTTCGGTAAGAATGAGAAACCTTCCTTCTATGCGAAAAGAAAGAAACACTTCAAGAAAAGAGAAGCTTCCACTTTAATGCAAGAggtaacatgttatgaatgtggTAAGCAAGGCCACATAAAACCAGATTGTCCACAACTACCTAAGAAAAGTGGATTCAAAAGCAAGAAGGAGAACAAGTACAAAAAGGCTTATGTCGCATGGGAAGATAACGAAATAAGCTCGTCATCCGACTCGGATAGTGATGAAAGTGCAAACATAGCATTAATGGCCTCACACCATTCCGACGATGAAGTAAATGAGGTTAGTAATGATTTCTCGCTTTTTGATAATGATGTGCAAGGTGCCATAGATGAATTATTAAATGAATGCAAAATTTTGTATAAAAttatatcatctcaaaagaaacaaatctCAGTTTTGGAAGAGAAAATTGAGAAAATGGAAAAAGGTtttgaagttgaaaaagaaaagatgattagtgatcaaAAACAAAATTTTGTATGCAATAAATGTGAGTCACTTTCTTTTCAAATTGTCCAACTAAAAAGAGTTCTTGAAAGATACGAAAAAGGACAAATTGGATTGGAGGGTATACTTAGCCAACAAAGatattcaaatgataaaagtgggCTTGGTTACTCAAAGTTTTCAAAACCAAGCTCAAACAAGACAATCTTTGTTAAGGCAAGTGACCAACCAATCCAAGAGAAAGTGAACAAACCTAAAATAATTCATCAttatcctaaaaagaaaaacCTTGTTAAGAAGAAGTCTTGTCCTTCTAGGTATAGAAGTAATTTTGAACCAACATGCTTTTATTGTGGTATTAAaggccatacacctaatgcttgctataTTAGAAACTTTAGTGTTGCTAATGGGCATTACGTATGG GCTTGCTTGGAATCCACATCAAACTTATGGTATCTCGATAGTGGGTGTTCCAAGCATATGACGGGAAACATCAATAAATTTTCAAATCTAAATCTTAAAGCCAAGGGTTTTGTTACatatggagataacaacaaaggaaagATTCCTGGCAAAGGCATTGTTGGTgcaccacctttcacatccattAAAGATGTTCTTTATGTCaaaggactaaagcacaatctcCTTAGTATTAGCCAACTATGTGACAAGGGCTTCAAGATCAAGTTCACTAAAGATGAGTGCTTGATAGAAGACGAAGTCACACATGAGGTTAAACTAAAAGTGACTACGGAGTAA